A portion of the Synechococcales cyanobacterium CNB genome contains these proteins:
- a CDS encoding AAA family ATPase, translated as MRAIVTGQVGMDKKPYLNGARDFAGEQGESIAVYHVGDMMYAEAPDVRPGRILDLPISRLNSLRRAAFKDIISDSAGRPNVLVNTHATFRWRHGLFSAFDFDQIEKFAPDLFICLVDNIEVVHHRLHADHVIDATLKDCMVWREEEILATELMSKAVKGSQFFILSRGRHAETTRTLFRLVCRPGMRKVYPSFPMSHVVDMPEVLAEIDGFRAELAEHFITFDPGDVDEKLLLDRALAAAREGAEFIEHVPHSFGGARSGPPIRVRVREVLDIAGDIDGQIYMRDFKLIDQSDMIVSYVPELPGGVPGLSSGVERELHHAFEHTKEVYVVWKPKKPPSPFITETATKVFGSVQDALWFFELSGMFGERNLFGH; from the coding sequence ATGCGAGCGATCGTGACGGGCCAGGTCGGGATGGACAAGAAGCCGTACCTGAACGGGGCGCGTGACTTCGCGGGGGAGCAGGGGGAGTCGATCGCGGTCTACCACGTCGGTGACATGATGTACGCGGAGGCGCCTGACGTGCGGCCGGGGCGGATTCTGGACCTGCCGATCAGCCGTTTGAACTCTCTGCGTCGGGCGGCGTTCAAGGACATCATCTCGGATTCGGCGGGTCGTCCGAACGTGCTGGTGAACACGCACGCGACGTTCCGGTGGCGTCACGGCCTGTTCTCGGCGTTCGACTTCGACCAGATCGAGAAGTTCGCACCGGACCTCTTCATCTGCCTGGTGGACAACATCGAGGTGGTGCACCACAGGCTGCACGCGGACCACGTGATCGACGCGACGCTGAAGGACTGCATGGTGTGGCGCGAGGAGGAGATTCTGGCGACGGAGCTGATGTCGAAGGCGGTGAAGGGGAGCCAGTTTTTCATTCTGTCGCGCGGGCGGCACGCGGAGACGACGCGGACGCTGTTCCGGCTCGTGTGCCGGCCGGGGATGCGGAAGGTGTACCCGAGTTTTCCGATGAGCCACGTGGTGGACATGCCGGAGGTGCTGGCGGAGATCGACGGGTTCCGGGCGGAGCTGGCGGAGCACTTCATCACCTTCGACCCCGGGGACGTGGACGAGAAGCTGCTGCTGGACCGTGCGCTGGCGGCTGCGCGGGAGGGGGCGGAGTTCATCGAGCACGTGCCGCACTCGTTCGGCGGGGCGAGGTCGGGGCCGCCGATCCGGGTGCGGGTGCGCGAGGTGCTGGACATCGCGGGGGACATCGACGGGCAGATCTACATGCGGGACTTCAAGTTGATCGACCAGTCGGACATGATCGTGAGTTACGTGCCGGAACTGCCGGGGGGGGTGCCCGGGCTGTCGAGCGGCGTCGAGCGGGAGCTGCACCACGCTTTCGAGCACACGAAGGAGGTGTACGTGGTGTGGAAGCCGAAGAAGCCGCCCAGCCCCTTCATCACGGAGACGGCGACGAAGGTGTTCGGGTCGGTGCAGGACGCGCTGTGGTTCTTCGAGTTGTCGGGGATGTTCGGTGAGCGGAACCTCTTCGGGCACTGA